The Thermococcus sp. sequence GCCGACGACGGCGACCTTCGCGCTTTTGAGCTTTTCCTGCCCCTCAACCCCAAAGACCATTATCTGCCTGTCGTACCTTTCGAGTTCCCTATCGCTCAGCATCTCAACCACCGCTCACCGGGGGGAATATAGCTATTATGTCCCCATCCCTGAGAACCTCGTCGAAGCGAACGTAACGGCCGTTTCTGGAGACGTTCACATCGGCCAAGTCATCCTCCTCAGCGAAGACCTCGTTTTTCAAAACCGGGTGCCTCTCCTTGAGAATCTCGATGAGTTCCCTAACGGTTATCCCGTCTGGAACCTCAAGTTCCTCCTCGCTTTTGCCAACCAAGGAGCGATAGCGCGCGAAGTAGCGGACGGTGACCCTCATGCCAACCACCGGAGAAAGTTGGAGGGGAGGTTAAAAAGGATTATTGGATGGGATTATCCAGCCCCTTCTCAAAGTGTGACTCTACAGGGAAATTCCAAGATGCTTATCATTAAAGCATCCCCAAGATTAAAACCTCAAGATGCCTCCCCTGTGTTTTCCCTCACTGACCTCCGATATTCCTCTTTGAGGGCGTATGTGTAGAGCACCGCCCACAGGACATCACTCAAATAAGCGCTAAGCTTGGGAGGATTATCGACCGCGAATCCGAGGTAAATAACGATGAAGGCACTCACCAGAAACACCGGGAGAGGCATGTGCCGTTCTTGAGAATCCACCACACTTCCACACCTCAGAGCAGAGCAGGGGAAACTTGAATGAAGAGGGGAGGCTCAAGAATCCCGCAATAACTCCAACAGTAGGCGTTTAAAAGAGCCTCAAACAACAACAGCGCTAGCGGAAGTAAAAGGAGGATTGTGAATATAAGGTTATCTCAACTGAAATCTTTCATCCAACATCACCCAGATTCTCTCTATTGATACAACCACACATAGTAATATAAACTTTTTCCAACCAAAGCACCATCGAAAAGTCCCGTGTTTTCGAACCTAACTCACCTTCAGGTAATCTCGCATTTCAGACCAAACCCCCATCATAAGCAATAGATAGTTAAGACCCAAAGAGGGTCCAAGCAACCTCAACACGAGAACGCCCAGCCCAAACCCAATCAAATATCCCAGCAACTTAATTCTCGAGATGAAAGTGTATATCCACGAAACAGGCCTATAAATGAAAAACGAGAAAATAATCATGGCTACGGCAAAAATCAAATCCTTCCACGTCGAAACGGCGAGCATAGCGTATCCCACCGAGAATAGCAACAGGATGAACCACACGTGCAAGCTCACGATTTCCTCTTCACCAAATTCTTTTGAAAGGGCCTTATTCATGAGTTCTCTCTTGAATATCCAGTAATAGGCCACCCAGAAATATGCGGGAAAAATATACAGAAGTGTTTGAAGATTTCCTGGGTTATTCCCAACGCTATGGACAAAAAAGTACAAAGAAAACACAAAAGAAGCCAGCATAGGTGCTCTATACTTCATGTAATCACCGTCCCATGGGGGTCTTCTCTCTCGTATTTTTATCATAATCCCATTCATAAACTGTCGCTCCGATTGCAAGGAACATCGTAAAGTACGACAAACTGAGAGGAAACTGGATTAAGAACAAAAACAACAACCCAAACCCCCAAACAGCAAAAGAGGAACGAGCTCATTAAGGGAAAATAATCTCTCACAGCACCCTTTAACCAATTTAAAGGGGAACAGGACAGCAACTGCAAGCGCGGCAATGAGACTAACAAAGAACTTTGATGCACTGTTTGTTATGAAAAAAGTGTATTCCATCAGCCCCACTAGGACAAGCATCCATATTAAAAACGCTGCAACTTCCGGTTTGTCATGTTTTTCCTCATCTATTATTACTTCCCTGCGAAACAGCCAGTAATATCCACCCCAGAATAGGGCAGGGAACAAGTAAGCTACGGCAGATTCTCTACTGTGTAGTTTAAGACCCGTAAAAAGAAAATAAGTTGAAAAGAGTACAGAAAGCATGCGCAGGATCTTGCCCAAGTGTCCCAACATCATCCCCCCACTATGTTGTTGCTATCTCCATCTGAGGGCTTCGGGGCGAAAAACCAGTCATGGACATCCGCTACAGCCAGAATGAAATTCCCAATACCCCACAGGAATTTCCCGGTTCCCTTAATACCTGCTTTGGTGAGTATCTTCCCGGATGTAACCACCACCAACCACCGCATTATTGTCCCCATCTCATGGAATACCATTAATACCCTTGTACATGGAATATATAAGTTCATTCTACAGTAGTCTACCCTCAACCGCTTTTTGCTCTTCAAAGAACAGCCCCAACATTTCCCAACTTCCAGTTTATACCACCCCCAAAGTACAAGGGCATAAGGAACTACGTAAGGAGAGCGCGTCAATAAACCCACGAGAACAATCTGAAAAATCAACAAAGCCAACACCGTATTTCTGCCAAACGAACCAGATGGTAGCTTTTTGGCGATGGAATCATCATTAAGAACCATTAGAACGACTAGGCCCAGAATGCCAAGGTATACATGGCCATTAAGCAGGAAAAGTAAAACAACTGGAGGCACATAAGAGAATACCAAAAATTCTCTTAAATCCCAGTTGCTTCCTACCTGACATCCGACAAACAAGCACACCCCCCATGGCTAACATCCATGCTAAAATGGACATGTATCCAACCCTAACATCAACGGAACCACCATATTTGAGGGACAGAGCAAAAGATGACCAAGAAACTAGAGTCAGAGCTAGGCCCAAAATACGACTTGAGACAATTCCAGCGCCCACTATAGCAAAGGCAAATAGAAAGAGGAACAAATCCAACATCCCAGCCACTAAAATCACCCTCCAACAATTCTATTGCCTCGTGTTTCTCTCTTCAAGTTCCCATTCATAAATAGTTCCACTTATTGCCATAAATGTCAGAAGGTATGTAAAATTCAAAGGAGCTGGAAACACAAAAAACAGGAATGCCCCAGTTAAGAAAAAATCCCAGGTAGGAGTGCATCGCTGTATGCTCGCAACTTGCATATAATGCTTTTTGTCATCTCTCCACTTTTAATTAGAACCACGAGGGTGAGAATCCATATTGCAAAACTGCTGAAAAACTGCATCCTCGTCCTTGAAAGTGCAGTTCCTGTAAAGATACCTGCGATTCCAATCATCATAAACAGAACGTACAAAACTTTATCTCCCAGGGACAATTCTCCTTCACTGAGAATCTCTCGAACGAAATGGTAATAATAAGCACCCCAGAACGTCCCCGGGAATAGATAGGGCAGTGCCATTCTCATACTGCCTAATTGAAGGCCTCTATAAAGAACATACAAAGAAAAGAAAAAGGCAAGTGCCCTAAGGAATTTGAAGACCCACATTTCGTTTACCCCCAGATGGTGTTTGTTAACCTTTTGACTCTATGCTCTCCTCCTCTACCTTTGGAGTTCTCCTTATTGTTTTCTCTGCACCCAACAGACAGTATGCCACAAAAAGAAGATAGGTAATGGGAACTAAGGGATACTCATAATATAGAATCCACGAGAGGAAAACTAACACAACATAATAGATAACGATGTATTTTGTTATAATGCTAGGTTTTGTTCTTGTTATTAGATATATAACAACTTCAACTGTTGCAAATATCATAAGTGTGTAAATTATGAAAGATCCAAGTCCTGAACTGAGAGCAAGAACTTTAACTCCAATCAAAAACATTGCAGGATAAAGAAGTAGATTATTAAGACTGTACCATCGAGGCATCTTTGGACTGGGAGCTACCAAGAATAGTCCTACAAGCCACAAAAATACCCCAATAAAAGTATATTCCCACCATTCAGAGTCATTGACTTTGACTTGATATGCTGAATACAGGAGTATTAAAATGTTAATAAGGAGGGCAAATCTAAAGACCTGGGAAGGATTCCTCATAACATCATCCTCCGATCACATTGTTGCTATCTCCATCTGAAGGTGTTGGTGCTCTGAGCCAGTTTACAACATCTCTCGCGGTTAAAACCCAACCGGCAATCCCAAGTACTTTTGACATCACTGCTGCCGCTTTTCCTAAAGATCCGCCAACCACAGTTTCCAGTTGTCCACTCCATTCAGCTGATTTCTCAAGCACGGACTCGGCAATACCTAATCCCTCTACTCCCTTCTCAACTTTTTCACCAAGTGAGGATTTGTCAGTTACATCAATTATATCACTAGCCATAATTCCATCACTGAAGACTGCTCTGATAAGGTAGGAGTACCCTACAAACCTGTTGGCATATGATCCCCATCCAAGGGGCTTTTTCCCAAAGTAGTAGTTTGCTAGAGCATCATCGATGTTTATTGAGAATGACAATCTGTGGGTGTAGTGGGGAATCAGCTTTATTCCCTCCTGCTCTACCCAGACGCTACTTAGATTTACCGGCCACACTTTCTTACCCCCAAAGTCAATCTCCTTCAGATGTAGAGTTATATTCTTTTGCTTTACTAAGGTCAAATGAACAGTACAATGGGCTTCATCATCAATGGCCACAGTATCTGGACAGTCCATTGTAACGATAACAGGCCCGGGCTGGACAACATCAACCTTTGCACTAGCCATCTCTACACCCCCAATTATAAGATGTAGAGTCATATTCTTTGAAACGTGCTCTAGGGTAAAGTTCTGAACCATAGTTCTGTCGTGCCCGATAGTGAGTACTCTGCCACTAATGGTATAGTCAGGTTCAAAAATTTCGCAAGGATATGTAATAGGGCCTGCTACAGAATAATCCTTTTTAGGCCATAGGATTAGACCACTGTCATCAACTACCTTAATAGTCCCCTGATAAAAGCACTCATTGGAATTATGGTTCTCAACCCTTACTTTCAAGTTCACCGTTCCATCAACATTAACAGGATTGGGAGCAACCTCAAGCCAAGCGTACAACCCATCAGGGTCCCTAGCAACTTTCAAACTGCCACTCCACTCATCCTCCCACAGTTCCTGGTTATTAACCAGCCTGTAGAGCTTGACAGTGTAATCATGCTCCCCCGCTTGAGCAAGCCAGTGAAGAGTTGCAGAGGTTCCTGAAGTGGTAACGTTAAGGGGCTTCGAATCCTTAAGCTCACCATCAACGTAAAGCTTAACCAAAGCCCTCTCAGTGCTTGGATAACTGTTGCCTATTTTGACATTAAAGCCCACCGTATCACCCTCCTTCAGTTGGACAGACTCAGGGGCTACACCCCCTATCCAGAGCCTGTAATCGTTTGAACTTCCAGAACTTGCGCTTACGTGAACTGTTCCACTGACGGTTTTAGAGTTATTTCCAAAGTAAAAAGTTACCGAATACCTGTAGTCGCCGGCTTTGGGATACGAAACCGTCGCTATAGTAGCCGTTGAGGAGGATGAAGCCCCAACCATGAGATTGCCCGAGTAATGCATTGTTGACACCACGCCGTTCTCGTCGGGGAGGTCAAGGTCTGCCCTCCAGTAGCCCCTAATGGAAACATTGTTACCGTTCTCAACCGAGAGTTTAAATGTAACATGACCACCGGCCGAAACGGAGGAAGGTTGGGGCGTTAAATAGACACGAACGTTGCTTGCTTGGAGGAAGTCATCGTAGGTGACCCTGAAGTAGAAGGATTTTGTAAACTCCTGCTCTCTGAGTCCGGAGGTGGAAACTGAGGAAGTTGAAGATGAAGAAGGCGAAACAGGCGCCGAGTTAGGGGTTGGAGAATCCGTGGAAACGTAGGTTATCCTAATGTTCCCACTAATCACAACACTGTCCCCAGAGGACGTTATGGTACCCGAACTGATGAAAGTTTTTGACTCCCATTGGTGCTGACCGGTAGCTAGGGTTGAGTAGTGGACCGAATCTGTTCCGTCCGGAGTTGTGAGAGTAATACTCACATCCGAAATCTGGTTCCTCTCAACCGAGAATTCGACTCTTACCTTGTACTCCACGTGACCGTCCGGACGGAGGCTCTTCTCAAGGGTTACCTGAACGCCGTCGATGTAACCGTAGTTGCTGTTAACGTTTAGGGCTATATCAGTCGGCTGGGAAGTACTAGATTGAGTTAAGGGAAGCGTCTCCCCGGAATTTGAGAGGGCAACGTCGCACTTACCCGGAAGGCATGGGAGCATAGGAGACTGTGAAGGAGAAGGTTGTGGGAAGGGACCCTGCTTAACGTAGGCAACGAGTGAATCTTTAAGCTCCGCAACTTCCCTGTTGAGCATTGCTCTGACCTCTGGATTGTTGTTTCCGAGTTTGATTGCATTAACCAGGACGTAAACCCTGCGGACTTGCTTGTAAGCTTCGAGAGCAGTAGGCCAATAGTAGTCCTTTGTGTAGAGGGCAAGTTGGTTGTTCACGACTCCGTTTTCGGCAACATCACGGACAATAATGCCTCCACCGCTCACGGTCATCCAACGGGAACCAAGGAGGAGGGAATCCACACCATTCACAAGGGAATCAAGAGATGAGGACATTCCGTTCACATCACCGGAGAGGTAGGAATGGTAGAACTTCGACCACTGGTTCGCGAGGTCAGGAACGATTTGTTTTTTGGCGTTTTTGTAGGTGTTAATTATCTCGGATTCCGACTTCCCAGGGTTTGACCACTTCCACTTTTCAAGTACCCACGTTTCGTAGTCGGCGTATTTAAAACCTACGAGAACAAAGGCCCGAGAGAAGTTCGTGAGAAAACTTCCCATGTCGAAACCGCCCGATATGTTGTCGGCGTTTTTGGCTATGTAATCCTCAAGGGCCGTAATCTCCTCGTCAGTCCAGCCCTGGGCCTTCAACTCGTTTACGGTCTCCCTGGAAAGGCCGTTTTTGCTGATGTTCTCAGCCATCCTTCTCAGCTCATCGGCAGAGTAGTAAAGTTTTACGCCGGATTTTTTTCAGTTCCTCCAAGGCAAGCCAGATTTGGGCAGAAATGTTGGCGGAGTTGAGCTCACCCTCTCTGGAGTTGTCTATCAGCTTTCTGGCAAGGGTTGCGTTGGGATTACCGCTGGAGAGGCTCTCGTTGAAGGAAACGAGGAGGTAAGCCTGGTTGTTGAGGATTTTCCAGAAGTCCTCGTATGCCTTGTTGTCATCAACTCCGTTTGCAAGAACCAGAGGTGCAGATATTATCGCCCCATAAACCAGAGCGCCAAACATTATTCCTATTATCAACACTCCAAGCCCTCTTTTCATATAACCACCGAGCATTGGAAAAAGAATGTGCTAAAAAAGTTTTCTTTCGCAATTTTGATTACTCGTACAAAACCACAAAATAACATTGGAAAACTGACGAAAAGTAAATCACCAGGGGACACTCTTCCAGCCCATCTTGTAGGCGAGGTAATTAGCTCCCCAGTGGATAAAAGGGGAAACAACGAGGAGGAAGATAATCTGGCCGCTGGAAAGGGTTTTCACGGGATAAGCAAAAGCAAGTGCACTTATCAGGAAGCCGAGCTGGTCGAGGCCTATAGCGGGGGCACCCCTTGGCAGGTTAGCGCGCCTCTTGAAGAAACTGCCTACTAAGTCCCCGAAGAGTGCCCCAAAGGAGAGCAGAAAAGCGAGCTTCACCGCCGTCGAGAGGCTTCCGTAAAAGCACGGCGTTATGAAGTACTGGATTACCCCAACGAGGGTCCCTATAGCAACGCCCCCTATAAAGCCCCTCCATGTCTTTCCATCGCCGAGGAGCCTCCTTCCGTCCCTCCACTTTCTCCCACCATCTATAGGCTTCCCTCCGCCAACTAAAACCGGCGAAGCGTTGGCAAAGTAAGCGGGAAGGATATACCAGAAGGCCCAGAACACCGATTCCAGCCCCATCGTACCACCAAAGTGAGAAGTTGGGAACCTTTTATAAGGGTTGGGGAGCTATCTTATAAAAAGGGTGGTTGCCATGATAAAGAAACTCATCGGGATAATAACCCTAATTATAATCCTCTGGGGAGTATACATCGCCTACTCAGTTACGAGCTCACCGCCCGTCTTTAAGGCCCGCTGGGGCCAAGTCACCGAGGAAAAGACGGAGATAGTAATCACAGGAGAGTTCCAGAGGCCCCTTCTGGTTCCGGCAAAGCTCGACAACCTGACGATGTACTTCACCGGCGTCAAGGTCGCGGAGCTGGAGAAGTTCGACTACAATCCACTTCAGCCAAACGTCACGCTTGTCATTGCCCTCAGCAACCCAAACCTGATTAGGGCATTCGCCAACTACCTGAACGGGGGACAGAAGGGATACTTTGAGATAGACATAGCCGGAAAGGCTCTGAGCGTCATACCCTTCAACTTCAAGGTGAAGGAAAACTTCACAATGGACATCCTCGACAAGCTAAACTTCACGGCCGAGAGCAAACCTGTCCTCGGAGGACTGGCTGAAACACCAGCGCTCCTTGGAACGAAGGTTAGGTGGCTCGGCGAAGAAAAGAACAAAGGCCGTCTGGACGTTGAGATGCTCCTCTACAACCCGAACTCGTTCCCAATCCCAGTAACAAACCTAACCTTCAACCTCTACGCGAACGGAATCGAAATTGGAACAGGCTACCTCAAGGAGGGCAAGATTATCCCGGCGAACGGTTATGCGAAGCTCGACGCCATAGTGGTGATAGACGAGAACCAACTGCCCAAGGTCTGGGCAATCCACGTCAGGAACGGGGAGAGGAGCAAAGTCGACGTTGAAATAATGTTGTCAGCAAACCTCGCCGGAAGGAGCCTAGAGATACCGCTGAAAACGGAGAGCGTGGAGGTGCAGACTCACATCATGGAGGACATCAACAAAGCACTGGAGAACATCACGAGGAGATGACCTTTTTAAGCCCCTTTCCTTTTCTCCTACGGTGGGCGAGATGAAAGTTAAAGAAATCCACGAGTTTCTGAACAGAATGTGGGAGGACATATTCACGCTCAACGAGGAGCTAAAAGAAACGCTCCCGGAGAGGGGGTTTAAGGTTGAAGACGTCGAAGAGGTCTTCGGGGCCTATGTCTTCATAGACGGAAGCTGGGAGGTCATGAACTACCCACACCCGGCCTTCGAGGTAAAGCCCCAGATTGAGGTAGGAGCAACGCCGGAGAGCTACTACTTCGTCGTTGCAATTCCAAAAGAAAGGCTGAGCGAGGGCTTTTTGAGCCTCTTCCTAGAGCTCTTTCCGAGGAGCTTCATCTACGGTTCCGAGAACTTCCTGAGAGATTTCTACAACTGGAGATGGAACGGGAGGGTTTCGCCGAAGGAAGTTCTAGAAAGGATTGAAAAAAGCGATGAGAAAGTTTTCCAGTTTGAGGCCAACTTCGGAAGTGTTGAAGCACTTAAAAAAGGCCTTGAGAGGCTGATTGACCTTGGAAGGGAGTGGGAAATCTTCGACCTTTGAGGCCTTTCCGGTGGAGCTGAAGGACTACTATAGAAAGCTCTTCGGGAGTGAAGCGGAGGAAATAATGGCATCATTAAGGACTCCTGTGGAGAAGTACTACATCAGGGTGAACACACTGAAGACCAGCAGGGAGAAGCTGATGCGAATCCTCAGGAGGGAAGGTTTGAAGCCCAGGAGGAGCCCATACCTCAAGGAGGGGATATACTTCGAAAGGGAGGGACCCAACTTCGAGGATAACTACGACCCGGGTTTACCCGTGGTGAGGGCCAACAAGTTCGCGAGCGAGAGCGTCTATCAGGGTGCCCACCTCTACGCCCCCGGCGTCCTTCAAGCGAATAAGGGAATAAAGCCCGGTGACGAGGTCGAGATTAGGGACCCGAGGGGCCTGCTCGTCGGAATTGGAATAGCCAGAATGAGCGGGAAGGAGATGGTCGTCTCGACGAGGGGATTAGCAGTAGAAGTAACGTTGCCGAAGTTCAAACTGCCTAGTCTGAACGAGCTCGAGAGCTTTAAGGAGGGCCTCTTCTACGCCCAAAGTTTGCCCTCCATGGTAACCGCCAGGGTCCTTGAGCCGAGCGAGGAAGATTTAATAATAGACATGGCGGCTGCACCTGGAGGAAAAACTTCTCACATAGCCCAGCTCATGCAGAATAGAGGGGAGATTATAGCGATTGACAAATCACGCAACAGGCTGAGGAAGATGGAGGAGGAACTTAATAGGCTTGGCGTAAAGAACGTGAAGATAATAAGAATGGACGCCCGAAAACTGCCGGAGCTCGGGATAAAGGCCGACAAGATACTCCTCGATGCCCCGTGCACCGCGCTAGGAATAAGACCAAAACTGTGGGAGAGCAGAACCCCAAGGGACATAAAGGCAACGGCCAAGTACCAGAGGGCCTTCATATGGGCGGCCATAAAGTCCCTGAGGAAAGATGGAGTTCTGGTTTACTCGACATGCACAATCTCGCTGGAAGAAAATGAAGCCAACGTGAAGTTCATGCTAGAGAAGGGCCTGAAACTTGAGGAGCAGGGTCTCTTCATAGGTTCAGCCGGAATAGGGCTTGAAAAAGTTCAGAGGTTTTATCCGAACAGGCATCTAACCCAGGGTTTCTTTATAGCCAAGCTTAGGAAGGTGTGACCATGAAGAAAAAATACTCCCTCCTCGCCCTTGGAATAGGGATAATCACGCTCCTGCTCTGGTGGGCGGGGATAGGGGAGGTAGCCGAGATACTTAAGAAGGCAAGGGGAGAATATCTAATCCTCGCAGTCATCATGTACTCCATGAGTCTAGTGACGTGGGGCCTGCGCTGGAGGGTTCTGCTTAAGGCCCTCGACGTCGATGCCGGCTTTACAAAGATACTCCTGGCTTTACTCGCGGGCATATTCGTGAACAACATAACTCCCGGGGCGAGGGGCGGGGGGGAACCAGTCAGGATGTACTTTCTGGCGAAAGAGACCGAGAAGCCCTACGGCCAGGTCTTCGCGACGGTGATGATGGACAGGATACTTGACTTGGTTCCGGTTATAGTTATGCTTGGTATATCGACTGTCTATGTTTACAGACTGGGCTCGCTTTCGCTCACCTTAATCCTTGTTCTCCTCGACTCGGCCTTCGCTGGACTTATATTCTTCACCCTTGGAATACTCCTTAGCGAGAGAAAAACCAAGGGTGCTCTCTGGTGGTTCTTTAGGCTTTTCGAGAGGTTAACACCGAAGAAAGCAGAAAAGTACAGGGAAAGGTTCGAGAAGGTCGTAGAAACAGACGTCCC is a genomic window containing:
- a CDS encoding CDP-2,3-bis-(O-geranylgeranyl)-sn-glycerol synthase — its product is MGLESVFWAFWYILPAYFANASPVLVGGGKPIDGGRKWRDGRRLLGDGKTWRGFIGGVAIGTLVGVIQYFITPCFYGSLSTAVKLAFLLSFGALFGDLVGSFFKRRANLPRGAPAIGLDQLGFLISALAFAYPVKTLSSGQIIFLLVVSPFIHWGANYLAYKMGWKSVPW
- a CDS encoding lysylphosphatidylglycerol synthase transmembrane domain-containing protein, with translation MKKKYSLLALGIGIITLLLWWAGIGEVAEILKKARGEYLILAVIMYSMSLVTWGLRWRVLLKALDVDAGFTKILLALLAGIFVNNITPGARGGGEPVRMYFLAKETEKPYGQVFATVMMDRILDLVPVIVMLGISTVYVYRLGSLSLTLILVLLDSAFAGLIFFTLGILLSERKTKGALWWFFRLFERLTPKKAEKYRERFEKVVETDVPRFQNDFRFLIKHKGTFALALVYSTASWIFTVLRTYCVFRAINFPISLVDVMVVQMVGIVVGMISVIPGGAGIIETVNSGIYVILGINKEIAVTATLLDRLISYWIPTALGAVVTTHFGAKLRRKGLIRK
- a CDS encoding DUF3201 domain-containing protein, with the translated sequence MKVKEIHEFLNRMWEDIFTLNEELKETLPERGFKVEDVEEVFGAYVFIDGSWEVMNYPHPAFEVKPQIEVGATPESYYFVVAIPKERLSEGFLSLFLELFPRSFIYGSENFLRDFYNWRWNGRVSPKEVLERIEKSDEKVFQFEANFGSVEALKKGLERLIDLGREWEIFDL
- a CDS encoding RsmB/NOP family class I SAM-dependent RNA methyltransferase; this translates as MEGSGKSSTFEAFPVELKDYYRKLFGSEAEEIMASLRTPVEKYYIRVNTLKTSREKLMRILRREGLKPRRSPYLKEGIYFEREGPNFEDNYDPGLPVVRANKFASESVYQGAHLYAPGVLQANKGIKPGDEVEIRDPRGLLVGIGIARMSGKEMVVSTRGLAVEVTLPKFKLPSLNELESFKEGLFYAQSLPSMVTARVLEPSEEDLIIDMAAAPGGKTSHIAQLMQNRGEIIAIDKSRNRLRKMEEELNRLGVKNVKIIRMDARKLPELGIKADKILLDAPCTALGIRPKLWESRTPRDIKATAKYQRAFIWAAIKSLRKDGVLVYSTCTISLEENEANVKFMLEKGLKLEEQGLFIGSAGIGLEKVQRFYPNRHLTQGFFIAKLRKV
- a CDS encoding ubiquitin-like small modifier protein 1, producing the protein MRVTVRYFARYRSLVGKSEEELEVPDGITVRELIEILKERHPVLKNEVFAEEDDLADVNVSRNGRYVRFDEVLRDGDIIAIFPPVSGG
- a CDS encoding LEA type 2 family protein; the protein is MIKKLIGIITLIIILWGVYIAYSVTSSPPVFKARWGQVTEEKTEIVITGEFQRPLLVPAKLDNLTMYFTGVKVAELEKFDYNPLQPNVTLVIALSNPNLIRAFANYLNGGQKGYFEIDIAGKALSVIPFNFKVKENFTMDILDKLNFTAESKPVLGGLAETPALLGTKVRWLGEEKNKGRLDVEMLLYNPNSFPIPVTNLTFNLYANGIEIGTGYLKEGKIIPANGYAKLDAIVVIDENQLPKVWAIHVRNGERSKVDVEIMLSANLAGRSLEIPLKTESVEVQTHIMEDINKALENITRR